The following coding sequences are from one Musa acuminata AAA Group cultivar baxijiao chromosome BXJ2-4, Cavendish_Baxijiao_AAA, whole genome shotgun sequence window:
- the LOC103982248 gene encoding kinetochore protein NUF2 homolog isoform X2, with translation MEEPTVQQLDAEVKDLRQIIQNYNKQQMSLKTMAKALKEKTDAINDKISQADFELVKNAQENSKLSSKIVQSPDKLQRALEEKKSYRTEVKNSERSAMQSVQEKTSTLEVYSKVNSAKTLEKDVKALKVKLSDERVSIMAVEAKLVEKQGKAKQAEELIKAAETEMEW, from the exons ATGGAAGAGCCGACAGTTCAGCAGTTGGATGCAGAGGTCAAGGATCTGCGACAGATTATTCAGAATTATAACAAGCAGCAGATGTCATTGAAGACGATGGCCAAAGCACTCAAGGAGAAGACTGATGCTATTAATGACAAG ATCTCTCAAGCTGATTTTGAGTTAGTGAAGAATGCCCAAGAAAACTCCAAGTTGTCATCTAAAATTGTTCAGTCCCCTGACAAGCTACAG agggcACTTGAAGAGAAAAAGTCATATCGAACTGAGGTGAAGAACTCTGAAAGGTCAGCCATGCAGAGCGTTCAAGAGAAAACTTCCACTTTGGAGGTGTACTCAAAG GTAAATTCTGCTAAAACTCTTGAGAAGGATGTCAAAGCTTTGAAAGTTAAGTTGAGTGACGAACGGGTTTCTATCATGGCTGTCGAAGCAAAATTGGTTGAGAAGCAAGGGAAAG CTAAACAAGCTGAGGAGCTGATCAAGGCTGCGGAAACAGAGATGGAATGGTAA
- the LOC135611293 gene encoding nuclear transcription factor Y subunit A-7-like: protein MTSSVQSLSDNSETDEQQDQVQSENQHQPSATASLHSGVATHLPGYMVPTSHFDVAQTVAPAAYPFVDPYYGGMFAAYSGQHVIHPQLIGVNHPGVPLPTDAIEEPVYVNAKQYHGILRRRQSRAKAESKNKLAKVRKPYLHESRHLHAVRRARGCGGRFLNSKSEADQQNESQGNQQDEAASDDMAQRSDVPASDERSANKENTKLSSNRAEPSKVGDSDKLPVGNE, encoded by the exons ATGACTTCTTCGGTTCAAAGCTTATCTg ATAACAGTGAAACTGATGAACAGCAGGACCAGGTACAATCTGAGAACCAACATCAACCTTCTGCAACTGCCAGCTTGCATTCTGGTGTGGCAACACATTTGCCTGGGTACATGGTGCCCACTAGTCATTTTGACGTAGCACAGACTGTG GCTCCGGCAGCTTACCCATTTGTTGATCCTTACTATGGTGGTATGTTTGCAGCTTACAGTGGGCAACATGTG ATACATCCACAACTGATTGGAGTCAATCATCCCGGAGTGCCATTGCCGACTGATGCAATTGAAGAACCTGTTTATGTCAATGCAAAACAATATCATGGTATCTTAAGGCGTCGACAGTCTCGAGCAAAAgctgaatcaaaaaataaattggcTAAAGTTCGTAAG CCGTATCTACACGAATCCCGTCATTTGCATGCTGTGAGAAGAGCTAGAGGATGTGGAGGTAGGTTTCTTAATTCTAAGTCTGAAGCAGATCaacagaatgagtcccaaggaaatCAACAGGATGAGGCTGCCTCGGATGACATGGCCCAACGTTCTGATGTTCCAGCTTCTGATGAGCGTTCTGCTAATAAAGAAAATACTAAGCTCTCTAGCAATAGAGCAGAGCCTTCTAAAGTTGGAGACTCTGATAAGCTACCAGTGGGCAATGAATGA
- the LOC135581419 gene encoding small ribosomal subunit protein eS12-like, producing MAAEDIAAESSAPVLGEPMDLMTALQLVMKKSLAHDGLVRGLHEAAKAIEKHAAQLCILAEDCNQADYVKLVKALCADHNVHLVTVPSAKTLGEWAGLCKIDSEGKARKVVGCSCVVVKDYGEESEGLHIVQEYVKSH from the exons ATGGCCGC GGAAGACATTGCTGCCGAATCATCTGCTCCTGTGCTTGGAGAACCCATGGATTTGATGACTGCTCTGCAACTGGTGATGAAGAAATCTCTGGCTCATGATGGGCTTGTTCGCGGTCTTCATGAAGCTGCAAAGGCAATCGAGAAGCATGCGGCACAGCTCTGCATTCTGGCTGAGGATTGCAACCAGGCTGACTATGTCAAGCTGGTTAAGGCTCTTTGTGCTGATCACAACGTGCACTTGGTCACTGTGCCTAGTGCTAAAACTCTTGGCGAGTGGGCTGGG CTGTGCAAGATTGACTCAGAGGGAAAGGCAAGGAAAGTGGTGGGCTGTTCATGCGTCGTCGTTAAG GATTATGGTGAGGAGTCAGAGGGCCTTCACATAGTTCAGGAGTATGTGAAGTCACACTGA
- the LOC103982248 gene encoding uncharacterized protein LOC103982248 isoform X4, with translation MAQHAQLPEALSANLEAPNPKDEPHASREDDLRQPTESHLPHVAIAHKPTTESPLHRHGYQPNSSEHRRAGRTSGESDNSMERSPLHPHYHVKAATRGGVSSKGSSVSSHALASNVAGRSRTRTGGRGAETSCCFGWCKK, from the exons ATGGCG CAACATGCCCAACTTCCTGAAGCATTAAGTGCAAACTTGGAGGCTCCAAATCCCAAGGATGAGCCACATGCAAGCAGAGAAGATGATCTCCGCCAACCGACAGAATCACATTTACCTCATGTTGCTATTGCACATAAGCCCACCACAGAATCCCCTCTTCATAGGCATGGGTATCAACCAAATTCCAGTGAACATAGAAGGGCCGGTAGAACAAGTGGTGAATCTGACAATAGCATGGAGCGCTCTCCACTTCACCCCCATTATCATGTGAAAGCTGCAACTAGAGGTGGTGTATCTTCTAAGGGTTCATCAGTGAGTAGCCATGCACTTGCTTCAAATGTTGCAGGTAGATCGAGAACGAGGACTGGTGGCCGAGGTGCTGAAACT AGCTGTTGCTTTGGCTGGTGCAAAAAATAA
- the LOC103982248 gene encoding kinetochore protein NUF2 homolog isoform X1, which translates to MLQVNKLILDHEVARQMEEPTVQQLDAEVKDLRQIIQNYNKQQMSLKTMAKALKEKTDAINDKISQADFELVKNAQENSKLSSKIVQSPDKLQRALEEKKSYRTEVKNSERSAMQSVQEKTSTLEVYSKVNSAKTLEKDVKALKVKLSDERVSIMAVEAKLVEKQGKAKQAEELIKAAETEMEW; encoded by the exons ATGTTGCAGGTTAACAAGCTGATTTTGGACCATGAAGTTGCACGACAGATGGAAGAGCCGACAGTTCAGCAGTTGGATGCAGAGGTCAAGGATCTGCGACAGATTATTCAGAATTATAACAAGCAGCAGATGTCATTGAAGACGATGGCCAAAGCACTCAAGGAGAAGACTGATGCTATTAATGACAAG ATCTCTCAAGCTGATTTTGAGTTAGTGAAGAATGCCCAAGAAAACTCCAAGTTGTCATCTAAAATTGTTCAGTCCCCTGACAAGCTACAG agggcACTTGAAGAGAAAAAGTCATATCGAACTGAGGTGAAGAACTCTGAAAGGTCAGCCATGCAGAGCGTTCAAGAGAAAACTTCCACTTTGGAGGTGTACTCAAAG GTAAATTCTGCTAAAACTCTTGAGAAGGATGTCAAAGCTTTGAAAGTTAAGTTGAGTGACGAACGGGTTTCTATCATGGCTGTCGAAGCAAAATTGGTTGAGAAGCAAGGGAAAG CTAAACAAGCTGAGGAGCTGATCAAGGCTGCGGAAACAGAGATGGAATGGTAA
- the LOC103982248 gene encoding uncharacterized protein LOC103982248 isoform X3 encodes MLIRRCVYENISKDEIQKLFPPEVLPELQRLLTLLLQKFQREWREDVLKDQVSLPRLKAMTCNVVNQNQDSVEHVAVMNLKLQGDTQSSSGETQVKFQLARDTLETMLKSMYFIRDQMSSGDATSNGPGQEQGAAETALT; translated from the exons ATGTTAATTCGAAGGTGTGTCTATGAAAACATATCAAAGGATGAGATACAGAAGTTGTTTCCACCAGAAGTCCTACCTGAATTACAAAGATTACTCACCCTGCTCCTGCAGAAGTTTCAACGAGAATGGCGCGAAGATGTGCTCAAAGATCAG gtTTCTTTGCCTCGCCTGAAGGCAATGACATGTAATGTGGTAAATCAAAATCAAGATTCTGTGGAGCATGTTGCTGTTATGAATCTGAAG CTCCAAGGTGATACACAGTCTTCATCTGGTGAAACACAGGTTAAATTCCAATTGGCAAGAGATACCCTCGAGACAATGTTGAAGTCTATGTActtcataagagatcaaatgtccAGTGGG GATGCTACCTCTAATGGACCTGGGCAAGAACAGGGAGCAGCCGAAACAGCCTTAACATAA
- the LOC135608851 gene encoding protein BZR1 homolog 2-like: protein MRSAGKCEAERGEEGRAEREREREKTKLRERRRRSITSKIFEGLRKHGGYDLPARADINDVLRALAREAGWVVEPDGTTYRAGQRVSPVWTTINTRGRSIGCKGGGGVESSVATSSRPPPAPAAPRAMSLSPLGPYVAFGGARFPGLCVGAAGGVAAAAAAADAWPPEGWAWGQASQLGAPQQNV, encoded by the exons ATGAGGAGCGCAGGTAAGTGCGAGGCGGAGCGCGGCGAGGAGGGGAGggcggagagggagagggagagggagaagacgAAGCTGAGAGAGAGACGGCGGAGGTCCATCACGTCCAAGATCTTCGAGGGGCTCCGGAAGCATGGTGGGTACGACCTCCCCGCCCGCGCCGACATCAACGACGTCCTCCGCGCCCTTGCCCGCGAGGCCGGCTGGGTCGTCGAGCCCGACGGCACCACCTACCGCGCCGGTCAAAGA GTGTCACCGGTCTGGACCACCATCAATACCCGAGGGAGGAGCATTGGCtgcaaaggaggaggaggagttgagAGCTCCGTGGCCACCTCCTCGCGGCCGCCACCCGCGCCGGCCGCCCCCCGTGCCATGTCCCTGTCTCCACTGGGGCCGTACGTGGCCTTCGGCGGGGCGCGCTTCCCGGGCCTGTGCGTCGGGGCCGCAGGAGGCGTGGCCGCCGCAGCGGCAGCCGCTGACGCATGGCCGCCGGAGGGGTGGGCGTGGGGCCAGGCGTCACAGCTGGGCGCGCCGCAGCAGAACGTATGA
- the LOC103982248 gene encoding kinetochore protein NUF2 homolog isoform X5, translated as MLQVNKLILDHEVARQMEEPTVQQLDAEVKDLRQIIQNYNKQQMSLKTMAKALKEKTDAINDKISQADFELVKNAQENSKLSSKIVQSPDKLQRALEEKKSYRTEVKNSERSAMQSVQEKTSTLEVYSKCLPQEQ; from the exons ATGTTGCAGGTTAACAAGCTGATTTTGGACCATGAAGTTGCACGACAGATGGAAGAGCCGACAGTTCAGCAGTTGGATGCAGAGGTCAAGGATCTGCGACAGATTATTCAGAATTATAACAAGCAGCAGATGTCATTGAAGACGATGGCCAAAGCACTCAAGGAGAAGACTGATGCTATTAATGACAAG ATCTCTCAAGCTGATTTTGAGTTAGTGAAGAATGCCCAAGAAAACTCCAAGTTGTCATCTAAAATTGTTCAGTCCCCTGACAAGCTACAG agggcACTTGAAGAGAAAAAGTCATATCGAACTGAGGTGAAGAACTCTGAAAGGTCAGCCATGCAGAGCGTTCAAGAGAAAACTTCCACTTTGGAGGTGTACTCAAAG TGTCTACCTCAGGAGCAGTAG
- the LOC103982247 gene encoding BTB/POZ domain-containing protein At1g30440-like isoform X2 — translation MACMKLGSKPDAFRQQGQSWFCATGLPSDLTVEVGDMMFHLHKFPLLSKSGLLEKLIEENSDKEEAIKLHEVPGGAPAFELVVKFCYGVKLELNSSNVVRLRYASEHLQMTEEIAEGNLIARTEIFFNQVVLRSWKDSMKALQTCSDFLPHAENLQLSKRCIDSLAVKASTDPNLFGWPMMEHCAMQSPGGSVLWNGISTGARPTNCRSDWWYEDVSSLTFPLYKRLISLMKSRGIRQETIAGSLTFYAKRYLPGLNRHQNLAHGNLVAAPSEEEQRHLVEEIDSLLPLQKGLASTKILLGLLRTAIILQARPSCISNLEKRIGMQLDQADLEDLLFPTFAYSTETLYNVDCVKRMLDHFLAMDQATGGTSPGSVNNEQSIGSSSLMPITTVAKLIDGYLAEVAPDTNLKLPKFQMLAAAVPDYARPLDDGLYHAIDIYLKAHPWLSENQREQLCRLMDSQKLSLEACTHAAQNERLPLRVVVQVLFFEQLQLRTSVAGCLLVSDNLDGSRLLRSGIACSGEAGGCTPPTAVRENKDLKVGMDYMRMRVSELEKECTTMKQEIKRLGRGRSRWSSISKKLGFRMKMPLCSAHEDSVSDQQKSKVGKIHKLQAVITKQKQLLLVDASCHPS, via the exons ATGGCATGCATGAAGCTGGGATCGAAACCTGATGCCTTCCGGCAACAAGGGCAATCCTG GTTCTGTGCAACTGGGCTTCCAAGTGATCTTACAGTTGAAGTTGGAGATATGATGTTCCACCTCCATAAG TTTCCTTTGCTATCAAAGAGTGGTCTTTTAGAAAAACTAATCGAGGAGAACTCTGACAAAGAAGAAGCAATAAAGTTGCATGAGGTTCCTGGTGGGGCGCCAGCATTTGAACTTGTGGTCAAGTTCTGCTATGGTGTGAAGTTGGAACTCAATTCATCAAATGTTGTGCGCTTGCGCTATGCTTCGGAGCACCTTCAAATGACAGAAGAGATAGCAGAAGGCAACTTGATTGCTCGGACAGAAATCTTCTTTAACCAGGTTGTCCTTCGCAGCTGGAAAGATTCGATGAAAGCACTCCAAACATGCAGTGATTTCCTCCCTCATGCTGAAAACCTTCAGCTTAGTAAGAGATGTATCGATTCCTTAGCCGTTAAAGCTAGTACAGATCCAAATCTATTTGGCTGGCCGATGATGGAACACTGTGCCATGCAAAGCCCCGGTGGGAGTGTGTTGTGGAATGGGATAAGCACAGGAGCTAGACCTACAAACTGTCGTTCGGATTGGTGGTACGAGGATGTCTCCTCCTTGACTTTTCCCTTGTACAAAAGGCTCATCTCTCTGATGAAATCTCGGGGCATCAGACAAGAAACAATTGCAGGTTCTCTGACTTTCTACGCCAAACGGTATCTTCCCGGACTGAACAGGCATCAGAATCTGGCACATGGAAATCTTGTAGCTGCACCTTCTGAAGAAGAGCAACGGCATCTCGTCGAAGAGATTGATAGCTTGTTGCCTCTTCAAAAGGGTCTAGCCTCAACCAAGATCTTGCTTGGTCTTCTTCGCACTGCCATAATTCTGCAAGCTCGTCCGTCATGCATTTCTAACTTGGAGAAAAGGATCGGGATGCAGCTAGACCAGGCCGACCTGGAAGATCTACTTTTCCCAACCTTTGCATACTCCACGGAGACACTCTACAATGTTGATTGTGTCAAAAGAATGCTTGATCACTTCTTAGCCATGGATCAAGCTACAGGTGGAACCTCTCCTGGCTCGGTCAATAATGAGCAGTCAATCGGCTCCTCATCTTTGATGCCGATAACCACTGTTGCCAAGCTAATCGATGGTTATCTAGCAGAGGTTGCTCCAGATACCAACTTAAAGCTGCCAAAGTTCCAAATGTTGGCTGCTGCCGTACCTGATTATGCCCGACCACTCGACGACGGTCTGTACCATGCCATTGACATATACCTGAAG GCACATCCTTGGCTCTCAGAAAACCAGAGGGAGCAGCTGTGCCGGCTGATGGACAGCCAGAAGCTGTCACTAGAAGCTTGCACTCATGCTGCACAGAATGAGAGGCTCCCTCTGCGAGTTGTGGTTCAAGTCCTGTTCTTTGAGCAGCTTCAACTTCGGACATCGGTTGCTGGATGTTTGCTGGTGTCTGACAACCTTGATGGCTCGCGACTGCTGAGGAGTGGAATTGCTTGTTCGGGTGAAGCTGGAGGATGTACACCACCAACCGCCGTTAGGGAGAACAAGGATCTGAAGGTGGGCATGGATTACATGAGGATGAGAGTATCTGAGCTCGAAAAGGAATGCACAACTATGAAGCAAGAAATCAAGAGGTTAGGTCGGGGAAGGAGTCGATGGAGCAGCATTTCGAAGAAGCTTGGTTTCAGGATGAAGATGCCGCTATGCAGTGCCCACGAGGATTCTGTAAGTGACCAGCAGAAGAGTAAAGTTGGGAAGATTCACAAGTTGCAGGCTGTAATCACAAAACAGAAGCAGCTGTTACTTGTAGATGCTTCTTGTCATCCTTCTTAA
- the LOC103982247 gene encoding BTB/POZ domain-containing protein At1g30440-like isoform X1, translated as MACMKLGSKPDAFRQQGQSWFCATGLPSDLTVEVGDMMFHLHKKGRAEGSYLNIFTDIHLSTFLTFFPLLSKSGLLEKLIEENSDKEEAIKLHEVPGGAPAFELVVKFCYGVKLELNSSNVVRLRYASEHLQMTEEIAEGNLIARTEIFFNQVVLRSWKDSMKALQTCSDFLPHAENLQLSKRCIDSLAVKASTDPNLFGWPMMEHCAMQSPGGSVLWNGISTGARPTNCRSDWWYEDVSSLTFPLYKRLISLMKSRGIRQETIAGSLTFYAKRYLPGLNRHQNLAHGNLVAAPSEEEQRHLVEEIDSLLPLQKGLASTKILLGLLRTAIILQARPSCISNLEKRIGMQLDQADLEDLLFPTFAYSTETLYNVDCVKRMLDHFLAMDQATGGTSPGSVNNEQSIGSSSLMPITTVAKLIDGYLAEVAPDTNLKLPKFQMLAAAVPDYARPLDDGLYHAIDIYLKAHPWLSENQREQLCRLMDSQKLSLEACTHAAQNERLPLRVVVQVLFFEQLQLRTSVAGCLLVSDNLDGSRLLRSGIACSGEAGGCTPPTAVRENKDLKVGMDYMRMRVSELEKECTTMKQEIKRLGRGRSRWSSISKKLGFRMKMPLCSAHEDSVSDQQKSKVGKIHKLQAVITKQKQLLLVDASCHPS; from the exons ATGGCATGCATGAAGCTGGGATCGAAACCTGATGCCTTCCGGCAACAAGGGCAATCCTG GTTCTGTGCAACTGGGCTTCCAAGTGATCTTACAGTTGAAGTTGGAGATATGATGTTCCACCTCCATAAG AAAGGGAGAGCGGAGGGTAGTTATCTGAACATTTTCACCGACATCCATTTATCGACTTTCTTGACCTTT TTTCCTTTGCTATCAAAGAGTGGTCTTTTAGAAAAACTAATCGAGGAGAACTCTGACAAAGAAGAAGCAATAAAGTTGCATGAGGTTCCTGGTGGGGCGCCAGCATTTGAACTTGTGGTCAAGTTCTGCTATGGTGTGAAGTTGGAACTCAATTCATCAAATGTTGTGCGCTTGCGCTATGCTTCGGAGCACCTTCAAATGACAGAAGAGATAGCAGAAGGCAACTTGATTGCTCGGACAGAAATCTTCTTTAACCAGGTTGTCCTTCGCAGCTGGAAAGATTCGATGAAAGCACTCCAAACATGCAGTGATTTCCTCCCTCATGCTGAAAACCTTCAGCTTAGTAAGAGATGTATCGATTCCTTAGCCGTTAAAGCTAGTACAGATCCAAATCTATTTGGCTGGCCGATGATGGAACACTGTGCCATGCAAAGCCCCGGTGGGAGTGTGTTGTGGAATGGGATAAGCACAGGAGCTAGACCTACAAACTGTCGTTCGGATTGGTGGTACGAGGATGTCTCCTCCTTGACTTTTCCCTTGTACAAAAGGCTCATCTCTCTGATGAAATCTCGGGGCATCAGACAAGAAACAATTGCAGGTTCTCTGACTTTCTACGCCAAACGGTATCTTCCCGGACTGAACAGGCATCAGAATCTGGCACATGGAAATCTTGTAGCTGCACCTTCTGAAGAAGAGCAACGGCATCTCGTCGAAGAGATTGATAGCTTGTTGCCTCTTCAAAAGGGTCTAGCCTCAACCAAGATCTTGCTTGGTCTTCTTCGCACTGCCATAATTCTGCAAGCTCGTCCGTCATGCATTTCTAACTTGGAGAAAAGGATCGGGATGCAGCTAGACCAGGCCGACCTGGAAGATCTACTTTTCCCAACCTTTGCATACTCCACGGAGACACTCTACAATGTTGATTGTGTCAAAAGAATGCTTGATCACTTCTTAGCCATGGATCAAGCTACAGGTGGAACCTCTCCTGGCTCGGTCAATAATGAGCAGTCAATCGGCTCCTCATCTTTGATGCCGATAACCACTGTTGCCAAGCTAATCGATGGTTATCTAGCAGAGGTTGCTCCAGATACCAACTTAAAGCTGCCAAAGTTCCAAATGTTGGCTGCTGCCGTACCTGATTATGCCCGACCACTCGACGACGGTCTGTACCATGCCATTGACATATACCTGAAG GCACATCCTTGGCTCTCAGAAAACCAGAGGGAGCAGCTGTGCCGGCTGATGGACAGCCAGAAGCTGTCACTAGAAGCTTGCACTCATGCTGCACAGAATGAGAGGCTCCCTCTGCGAGTTGTGGTTCAAGTCCTGTTCTTTGAGCAGCTTCAACTTCGGACATCGGTTGCTGGATGTTTGCTGGTGTCTGACAACCTTGATGGCTCGCGACTGCTGAGGAGTGGAATTGCTTGTTCGGGTGAAGCTGGAGGATGTACACCACCAACCGCCGTTAGGGAGAACAAGGATCTGAAGGTGGGCATGGATTACATGAGGATGAGAGTATCTGAGCTCGAAAAGGAATGCACAACTATGAAGCAAGAAATCAAGAGGTTAGGTCGGGGAAGGAGTCGATGGAGCAGCATTTCGAAGAAGCTTGGTTTCAGGATGAAGATGCCGCTATGCAGTGCCCACGAGGATTCTGTAAGTGACCAGCAGAAGAGTAAAGTTGGGAAGATTCACAAGTTGCAGGCTGTAATCACAAAACAGAAGCAGCTGTTACTTGTAGATGCTTCTTGTCATCCTTCTTAA